CGGCCGGCGGGCGCGGCTGATCCAACGCCTCCACCAGGCGGCCGATCATCCGGTGGCCTTGAATTTTCCTGAAAGCGATTATCTGAAGGGACTGATCTGCCTCGTCTAATGAGGACGGTCAATAGGAAACCTCGTCACTCCTCTTCGAAAACGATCTCCACCTTGTTGAATTCGGCGGGTTCGAAACTCTCGATGTTTTCACTCTTTTCCAGAAAGTTGGCCATGTGCCGATACCCGCTCTCATAGACCCCCATGGCGGCGTTCAGCCGCTGGGTGATCACGTCATCCTCACCCAGGTCGCTGTAAGCCTCTTCGAGCAGTTTCCGCCCTGCGGACAGATGGGTGGCGATCTTTTCAAAGACGGCTTTTCGCTTGGCATGGCGCCGGCGCTCCTGGGAAATAATCGGCAGCAGACGCTGCACCGACAGTTCGATGAGCATATCCCGGGGCGCATTGAAACTCTTGGCCGTATCTTCGAGGCTCACCAGCGCGCCCCGACTGAGGACGTAGGTTTTCTGGACGCGGTTGGTGGATGATTCGAGCCGGGCGTTGCGAAACTTGCGCGCAAGGCTGTTCAGGGTCTGGGTATCGCTGAAGAGATGATCGAATAGCGATTTCTGCTTGATGCCGAGTTGGGCTGCGACGATGCTGATCGCCTCGATACAGCTGTCGGTCAATTTGAACGTCGCCCGCACCGACTGCCGACCACGTAGACTGGTGAATGTCGATGCGGAACGCGACGACTCCTCTTCGAGATTCAGATGTTCATTGTCAGCCATAGCTACCTCCCTGCCAACGGGGTCAGAAACATTACCAATATAGTCATACACAATTAGTAATGCAATCTGTTTTTGTCGGCTGGAGGCCAGCTTATCGTCTTAATGGGTGTCCATTAACCCGGCCGGCAGTTCACAGGTCTCGGCACCGAGCTTGGCCTTTCGGCCTTCCACATAGTGGGCCGCCGAAAGCGCCGCCATGCAACCGTCACCGGCCGACAGCACGATCTGGCGGGCATATTTTTCCCTGAGATCGCCGATGACATAAACGCCGGGAATGCTGGTGCGGCACTGATCGTCAGTAATCACGAACCCTTCGGCGTTCAGACGCACGCCGGCGGGAACGAGCTGATTATTGGGGACAAAGCCGATAAAGACAAAGACCCCGTCGATGGGCATGTCGCGCAGCTCACCGGTTCGGGTGTCCTTCAGCTCGACGGCGTTCACGCCGTCCCCGTCGGCCTTGATCTCGTTGACCACCGAATTCCAGATGACCTCCATCTTGCATTCGGCCTTGACGCGTTCCTGCAGGATCATGCTGGCCCGCAGCGCGTCGCGGCGGTGTACCAGGTAGACCTGTTCGGCCAATTTGGCCAGGTAGAGGCCCTCCTCGCAGGCACTGTCGCCGCCACCCACCACGATGACCCGCTTGCCCCTGAAAAAAAAACCGTCGCATACGGCACAGTAAGAAACGCCTTTTCCGTAAAGTGCATCCTCACCGGTCACGCCGAGCTTGCGCGGACTGCCGCCTGTGGCCAATATCACGGCATGGGTGGCGATCACGCGACCGCCGGCCGTGCGCACCGTGTGATGCTGCAGACCCGGCTCGATGGCGACCACTTCGTCGTTGAGCTCTTCGAGCGGGTAGGAGCGGGCATGTTCGGCAAACTTCATGGAGAGCTCGGCACCGCCGACATGCACGAATCCCGGATAATTTTCGACCTCATCGGAGAGGTTGACCTGGCCGCCCGGTGCGGCCTTTTCGATGAGCAGGGTCTTGAGCGCACCGCGCAAGGCATAGATCGCCGCCGACAATCCGCCGGGACCGGCACCGACGATGACGACATCGTACAATTCGGATTGAGACATCTGTTTTTCCTCCGGGCGCCCCATTGTGGCGGGTTGCCTTTTTACTTGTCGCTCTTTTTCAGCGCACGGGCCAATTTTTCACCCAGGGCACCCATGGACGAGTTATCCGTGTCTGCCTTGAACTGCTGCCATTGGTCCTCGTCACCGGCATCATGCGGTTTGAGTGAAATGCGCCGATCGGCTTTGTTGATCTCTTCGACGACCACGGCGATGGCATCGCCGGATTTCAATCGATCGATTGTGGCGGCATTGGGCGAACGGCTGATGGCCGATTTGGGCAGCAACCCGACGATGCCGGGCGCCAGGCGGACGAATGTGCCGAAGGCCTCCTGCTTTTCCACCGTACCGTTGACTG
This is a stretch of genomic DNA from Desulfatitalea tepidiphila. It encodes these proteins:
- the trxB gene encoding thioredoxin-disulfide reductase; the encoded protein is MSQSELYDVVIVGAGPGGLSAAIYALRGALKTLLIEKAAPGGQVNLSDEVENYPGFVHVGGAELSMKFAEHARSYPLEELNDEVVAIEPGLQHHTVRTAGGRVIATHAVILATGGSPRKLGVTGEDALYGKGVSYCAVCDGFFFRGKRVIVVGGGDSACEEGLYLAKLAEQVYLVHRRDALRASMILQERVKAECKMEVIWNSVVNEIKADGDGVNAVELKDTRTGELRDMPIDGVFVFIGFVPNNQLVPAGVRLNAEGFVITDDQCRTSIPGVYVIGDLREKYARQIVLSAGDGCMAALSAAHYVEGRKAKLGAETCELPAGLMDTH